From a region of the Micropterus dolomieu isolate WLL.071019.BEF.003 ecotype Adirondacks linkage group LG21, ASM2129224v1, whole genome shotgun sequence genome:
- the tpcn1 gene encoding two pore channel protein 1 isoform X3: MCMPPLWGPLQESDSSISDALLHQINVEGENNDKFFTHPRNPKALAAYLFAHNHLFYLMELLTGLLLMMLSLCEAPAVPSLRLDVYVHATLELLALVMVAFELCMKLRWLGFHTFIRHKRTMVKTCVLLLQFVEAIVVLVRQTSHVRVTRALRPIFLVDCRYCGAVRRNLRQIFQSLPPFIDILLLLLFFMVIFAILGFCLFSPNTADPYFSTLENSLVSLFVLLTTANFPDVMMPAYSKNRWSCVFFIVYLSIELYFVMNLLLAVVFDTFNDVEKMKFKSLLLHKRSAIDHAFQLLVSRQRPMGVSLKQFDGLMRFYRPRMSARDRFLTYKALNTSGAPMLSLQDFYKFYEVTGLKWKARRSGEHWFDDLPHTTFLIFKGINLLVKSKAFQYTMYVVVAINGVWILVETYRLNSGFSWSRSVPWNYIVFLTIYGVEVLLKITGLGPMAYFSSGWNLFDFSVTVFAFLGLIALAFDMEPFYFIVVLRPFQLLRLFKIKQRYRNVLDTMFELFPRMASLGLTLIIFYYSFAIVGMEFFAGVVYPNCCNTSTVADSYRQINITYGNKTVLEEGYYYLNNFNNILSSFVTLFELTVVNNWYITMEGVTSMTNHWSRLYFMTFYIVTMVVMTIIVAFILDAFVFRMNYSRKNREPLENPEVFVCVHAVDENGIVFEVEVSRDEALATLELYKQTCPGLSSLNSLQGVLQSMDRGGHSSLVYLGRRSRTKSDLSMKMYEEEIQEWYAEYSRENLPQPDQGLVRELDSLVSDLSSFPEPQLNSQTGPHSIN, translated from the exons ATGTGCATGCCCCCACTTTGGGGACCACTCCAAGAGTCT GACTCATCTATAAGTGATGCACTGCTTCATCAGATCAATGTG GAGGGAGAGAACAATGATAAGTTCTTCACCCATCCTCGAAACCCAAAGGCACTGGCAGCATACCTGTTTGCCCACAACCACCTGTTCTACTTAATGGAGCTGCTGACAGGGCTGCTGCTGATGATGCTGTCGCTGTGTGAAGCTCCAGCTGTTCCTTCCCTGCGCCTGGATGTCTAT GTCCACGCCACCCTGGAGCTGCTGGCTTTGGTAATGGTGGCATTTGAGCTATGCATGAAACTCCGCTGGTTAGGCTTCCACACCTTCATACGACACAAGAGGACCATGGTGAAG ACGTGTGTGTTGCTGCTCCAGTTCGTGGAGGCCATAGTGGTTCTGGTCAGACAGACGTCTCATGTGCGAGTGACTAGAGCGCTCAGACCAATTTTCCTGGTGGACTGTAGATACTGTGGTGCAGTGCGCAG AAATTTGCGTCAGATCTTCCAGTCCCTCCCACCTTTTATTGATATCCTCCTACTGCTGCTCTTCTTCATGGTTATATTTGCTATATTGG GTTTCTGCCTCTTCTCTCCAAACACAGCTGACCCG TACTTCAGCACTCTGGAGAACAGCCTCGTCAGTCTGTTTGTGCTGCTGACCACAGCAAA TTTCCCTGATGTGATGATGCCAGCATACTCCAAGAACCGCTGGTCCTGTGTTTTCTTCATTGTTTACCTCTCCATAGAGCTCTATTTCGTCATGAACCTG CTGTTGGCAGTGGTGTTTGATACGTTTAATGATGTTGAGAAGATGAAGTTTAAATCTCTTTTGCTTCACAAACGCTCCGCTATTGACCACGCCTTTCAGCTGTTAGTGAGCCGGCAG AGGCCAATGGGTGTGTCACTGAAACAGTTTGATGGTCTGATGCGATTTTATAGACCACGGATGTCTGCAAGAGATCGCTTCCTTACATATAAAGCTCTTAATACCTCAGGGGCTCCTATGCTCAG TCTGCAGGACTTTTACAAATTCTATGAGGTCACTGGCCTTAAATGGAAG gCTCGACGCAGTGGAGAACATTGGTTTGATGACCTTCCACACACGACCTTTCTCATTTTCAAAG GCATCAACTTGCTTGTGAAGTCAAAGGCCTTCCAGTATACCATGT ATGTGGTGGTGGCCATCAATGGTGTGTGGATCCTCGTGGAGACGTACAGGCTGAATA gtggaTTTTCCTGGTCCAGATCAGTTCCCTGGAATTACATTGTTTTCCTGACCA TTTATGGCGTAGAGGTGTTATTGAAAATTACAGGTTTGGGGCCGATGGCTTATTTCAGCTCTGGGTGGAATCT GTTTGACTTCTCCGTGACCGTGTTTGCCTTCCTGGGCCTGATTGCTCTTGCCTTTGATATGGAGCCATTTTACTTTATTGTAGTTCTCAGACCATTTCAGCTGCTCCG GTTGTTTAAGATAAAGCAGAGGTATCGTAACGTGTTGGACACCATGTTTGAGCTCTTTCCCAGGATGGCCAGCCTGGGGTTGACCTTAATCATCTTCTACTACTCCTTTGCCATTGTGGGGATGGAGTTCTTCGCAGGCGTAGTTTACCCCAACTGCTGCAA CACCAGCACAGTGGCAGACTCCTACAGACAGATCAATATCACATATGGCAACAAAACCGTGTTGGAAGAAGGCTACTATTATCTCAATAACTTCAACAACATTCTCAGCAGCTTTG tgACTCTGTTTGAACTGACTGTGGTCAATAACTGGTACATTACCATG GAAGGAGTAACTTCCATGACAAACCACTGGAGCCGGCTCTACTTCATGACCTTTTACATAGTTACCATG GTTGTGATGACAATCATTGTGGCGTTCATTCTGGATGCGTTCGTGTTCCGCATGAACTACAGCCGCAAAAACCGGGAACCACTGGAGAACCCAGAGG tgtttgtgtgtgtacatgctgtAGATGAGAACGGGATAGTGTTTGAAGTAGAGGTGAGTCGTGATGAAGCTCTGGCCACACTGGAGCTTTACAAACAGACCTGCCCAGGACTGTCCTCCCTCAACTCTTTACAGGGAGTCCTACAAAGTATGGACAGGGGCGGG CACTCGTCTCTGGTGTACCTAGGCCGGAGGTCTCGGACAAAGAGTGACCTCAGCATGAAAATGTATGAGGAGGAGATACAG GAGTGGTATGCAGAGTATTCAAGGGAAAACCTGCCTCAGCCAGACCAAGGGCTGGTGCGGGAACTGGACAGTCTCGTCTCTGACCTGTCTTCCTTCCCAGAGCCTCAGCTCAACTCACAGACTGGACCTCACAGCATCAACTAA
- the tpcn1 gene encoding two pore channel protein 1 isoform X2, whose protein sequence is MESDDDVPLILTWDEANSDLLNEETERGDENGGGNYDIVNNAVISTPGPQNYRAQNVSLRQSWEMNYQEAAIYLQEGENNDKFFTHPRNPKALAAYLFAHNHLFYLMELLTGLLLMMLSLCEAPAVPSLRLDVYVHATLELLALVMVAFELCMKLRWLGFHTFIRHKRTMVKTCVLLLQFVEAIVVLVRQTSHVRVTRALRPIFLVDCRYCGAVRRNLRQIFQSLPPFIDILLLLLFFMVIFAILGFCLFSPNTADPYFSTLENSLVSLFVLLTTANFPDVMMPAYSKNRWSCVFFIVYLSIELYFVMNLLLAVVFDTFNDVEKMKFKSLLLHKRSAIDHAFQLLVSRQRPMGVSLKQFDGLMRFYRPRMSARDRFLTYKALNTSGAPMLSLQDFYKFYEVTGLKWKARRSGEHWFDDLPHTTFLIFKGINLLVKSKAFQYTMYVVVAINGVWILVETYRLNSGFSWSRSVPWNYIVFLTIYGVEVLLKITGLGPMAYFSSGWNLFDFSVTVFAFLGLIALAFDMEPFYFIVVLRPFQLLRLFKIKQRYRNVLDTMFELFPRMASLGLTLIIFYYSFAIVGMEFFAGVVYPNCCNTSTVADSYRQINITYGNKTVLEEGYYYLNNFNNILSSFVTLFELTVVNNWYITMEGVTSMTNHWSRLYFMTFYIVTMVVMTIIVAFILDAFVFRMNYSRKNREPLENPEDENGIVFEVEVSRDEALATLELYKQTCPGLSSLNSLQGVLQSMDRGGHSSLVYLGRRSRTKSDLSMKMYEEEIQEWYAEYSRENLPQPDQGLVRELDSLVSDLSSFPEPQLNSQTGPHSIN, encoded by the exons ATGGAGTCTGACGACGACGTGCCTCTCATCTTAACTTGGGACGAAGCAAACAGCGATCTGCTCAACGAGGAGACggagagaggagatgaaa ATGGAGGAGGCAATTATGACATAGTGAACAACGCTGTGATCTCAACACCTGGGCCACAAAACTACAGAGCCCAAAATGTGTCCTTACGGCAAAGCTGGGAGATGAACTACCAAGAGGCAGCCATCTACCTGCAG GAGGGAGAGAACAATGATAAGTTCTTCACCCATCCTCGAAACCCAAAGGCACTGGCAGCATACCTGTTTGCCCACAACCACCTGTTCTACTTAATGGAGCTGCTGACAGGGCTGCTGCTGATGATGCTGTCGCTGTGTGAAGCTCCAGCTGTTCCTTCCCTGCGCCTGGATGTCTAT GTCCACGCCACCCTGGAGCTGCTGGCTTTGGTAATGGTGGCATTTGAGCTATGCATGAAACTCCGCTGGTTAGGCTTCCACACCTTCATACGACACAAGAGGACCATGGTGAAG ACGTGTGTGTTGCTGCTCCAGTTCGTGGAGGCCATAGTGGTTCTGGTCAGACAGACGTCTCATGTGCGAGTGACTAGAGCGCTCAGACCAATTTTCCTGGTGGACTGTAGATACTGTGGTGCAGTGCGCAG AAATTTGCGTCAGATCTTCCAGTCCCTCCCACCTTTTATTGATATCCTCCTACTGCTGCTCTTCTTCATGGTTATATTTGCTATATTGG GTTTCTGCCTCTTCTCTCCAAACACAGCTGACCCG TACTTCAGCACTCTGGAGAACAGCCTCGTCAGTCTGTTTGTGCTGCTGACCACAGCAAA TTTCCCTGATGTGATGATGCCAGCATACTCCAAGAACCGCTGGTCCTGTGTTTTCTTCATTGTTTACCTCTCCATAGAGCTCTATTTCGTCATGAACCTG CTGTTGGCAGTGGTGTTTGATACGTTTAATGATGTTGAGAAGATGAAGTTTAAATCTCTTTTGCTTCACAAACGCTCCGCTATTGACCACGCCTTTCAGCTGTTAGTGAGCCGGCAG AGGCCAATGGGTGTGTCACTGAAACAGTTTGATGGTCTGATGCGATTTTATAGACCACGGATGTCTGCAAGAGATCGCTTCCTTACATATAAAGCTCTTAATACCTCAGGGGCTCCTATGCTCAG TCTGCAGGACTTTTACAAATTCTATGAGGTCACTGGCCTTAAATGGAAG gCTCGACGCAGTGGAGAACATTGGTTTGATGACCTTCCACACACGACCTTTCTCATTTTCAAAG GCATCAACTTGCTTGTGAAGTCAAAGGCCTTCCAGTATACCATGT ATGTGGTGGTGGCCATCAATGGTGTGTGGATCCTCGTGGAGACGTACAGGCTGAATA gtggaTTTTCCTGGTCCAGATCAGTTCCCTGGAATTACATTGTTTTCCTGACCA TTTATGGCGTAGAGGTGTTATTGAAAATTACAGGTTTGGGGCCGATGGCTTATTTCAGCTCTGGGTGGAATCT GTTTGACTTCTCCGTGACCGTGTTTGCCTTCCTGGGCCTGATTGCTCTTGCCTTTGATATGGAGCCATTTTACTTTATTGTAGTTCTCAGACCATTTCAGCTGCTCCG GTTGTTTAAGATAAAGCAGAGGTATCGTAACGTGTTGGACACCATGTTTGAGCTCTTTCCCAGGATGGCCAGCCTGGGGTTGACCTTAATCATCTTCTACTACTCCTTTGCCATTGTGGGGATGGAGTTCTTCGCAGGCGTAGTTTACCCCAACTGCTGCAA CACCAGCACAGTGGCAGACTCCTACAGACAGATCAATATCACATATGGCAACAAAACCGTGTTGGAAGAAGGCTACTATTATCTCAATAACTTCAACAACATTCTCAGCAGCTTTG tgACTCTGTTTGAACTGACTGTGGTCAATAACTGGTACATTACCATG GAAGGAGTAACTTCCATGACAAACCACTGGAGCCGGCTCTACTTCATGACCTTTTACATAGTTACCATG GTTGTGATGACAATCATTGTGGCGTTCATTCTGGATGCGTTCGTGTTCCGCATGAACTACAGCCGCAAAAACCGGGAACCACTGGAGAACCCAGAGG ATGAGAACGGGATAGTGTTTGAAGTAGAGGTGAGTCGTGATGAAGCTCTGGCCACACTGGAGCTTTACAAACAGACCTGCCCAGGACTGTCCTCCCTCAACTCTTTACAGGGAGTCCTACAAAGTATGGACAGGGGCGGG CACTCGTCTCTGGTGTACCTAGGCCGGAGGTCTCGGACAAAGAGTGACCTCAGCATGAAAATGTATGAGGAGGAGATACAG GAGTGGTATGCAGAGTATTCAAGGGAAAACCTGCCTCAGCCAGACCAAGGGCTGGTGCGGGAACTGGACAGTCTCGTCTCTGACCTGTCTTCCTTCCCAGAGCCTCAGCTCAACTCACAGACTGGACCTCACAGCATCAACTAA
- the tpcn1 gene encoding two pore channel protein 1 isoform X5, translating to MCMPPLWGPLQESEGENNDKFFTHPRNPKALAAYLFAHNHLFYLMELLTGLLLMMLSLCEAPAVPSLRLDVYVHATLELLALVMVAFELCMKLRWLGFHTFIRHKRTMVKTCVLLLQFVEAIVVLVRQTSHVRVTRALRPIFLVDCRYCGAVRRNLRQIFQSLPPFIDILLLLLFFMVIFAILGFCLFSPNTADPYFSTLENSLVSLFVLLTTANFPDVMMPAYSKNRWSCVFFIVYLSIELYFVMNLLLAVVFDTFNDVEKMKFKSLLLHKRSAIDHAFQLLVSRQRPMGVSLKQFDGLMRFYRPRMSARDRFLTYKALNTSGAPMLSLQDFYKFYEVTGLKWKARRSGEHWFDDLPHTTFLIFKGINLLVKSKAFQYTMYVVVAINGVWILVETYRLNSGFSWSRSVPWNYIVFLTIYGVEVLLKITGLGPMAYFSSGWNLFDFSVTVFAFLGLIALAFDMEPFYFIVVLRPFQLLRLFKIKQRYRNVLDTMFELFPRMASLGLTLIIFYYSFAIVGMEFFAGVVYPNCCNTSTVADSYRQINITYGNKTVLEEGYYYLNNFNNILSSFVTLFELTVVNNWYITMEGVTSMTNHWSRLYFMTFYIVTMVVMTIIVAFILDAFVFRMNYSRKNREPLENPEVFVCVHAVDENGIVFEVEVSRDEALATLELYKQTCPGLSSLNSLQGVLQSMDRGGHSSLVYLGRRSRTKSDLSMKMYEEEIQEWYAEYSRENLPQPDQGLVRELDSLVSDLSSFPEPQLNSQTGPHSIN from the exons ATGTGCATGCCCCCACTTTGGGGACCACTCCAAGAGTCT GAGGGAGAGAACAATGATAAGTTCTTCACCCATCCTCGAAACCCAAAGGCACTGGCAGCATACCTGTTTGCCCACAACCACCTGTTCTACTTAATGGAGCTGCTGACAGGGCTGCTGCTGATGATGCTGTCGCTGTGTGAAGCTCCAGCTGTTCCTTCCCTGCGCCTGGATGTCTAT GTCCACGCCACCCTGGAGCTGCTGGCTTTGGTAATGGTGGCATTTGAGCTATGCATGAAACTCCGCTGGTTAGGCTTCCACACCTTCATACGACACAAGAGGACCATGGTGAAG ACGTGTGTGTTGCTGCTCCAGTTCGTGGAGGCCATAGTGGTTCTGGTCAGACAGACGTCTCATGTGCGAGTGACTAGAGCGCTCAGACCAATTTTCCTGGTGGACTGTAGATACTGTGGTGCAGTGCGCAG AAATTTGCGTCAGATCTTCCAGTCCCTCCCACCTTTTATTGATATCCTCCTACTGCTGCTCTTCTTCATGGTTATATTTGCTATATTGG GTTTCTGCCTCTTCTCTCCAAACACAGCTGACCCG TACTTCAGCACTCTGGAGAACAGCCTCGTCAGTCTGTTTGTGCTGCTGACCACAGCAAA TTTCCCTGATGTGATGATGCCAGCATACTCCAAGAACCGCTGGTCCTGTGTTTTCTTCATTGTTTACCTCTCCATAGAGCTCTATTTCGTCATGAACCTG CTGTTGGCAGTGGTGTTTGATACGTTTAATGATGTTGAGAAGATGAAGTTTAAATCTCTTTTGCTTCACAAACGCTCCGCTATTGACCACGCCTTTCAGCTGTTAGTGAGCCGGCAG AGGCCAATGGGTGTGTCACTGAAACAGTTTGATGGTCTGATGCGATTTTATAGACCACGGATGTCTGCAAGAGATCGCTTCCTTACATATAAAGCTCTTAATACCTCAGGGGCTCCTATGCTCAG TCTGCAGGACTTTTACAAATTCTATGAGGTCACTGGCCTTAAATGGAAG gCTCGACGCAGTGGAGAACATTGGTTTGATGACCTTCCACACACGACCTTTCTCATTTTCAAAG GCATCAACTTGCTTGTGAAGTCAAAGGCCTTCCAGTATACCATGT ATGTGGTGGTGGCCATCAATGGTGTGTGGATCCTCGTGGAGACGTACAGGCTGAATA gtggaTTTTCCTGGTCCAGATCAGTTCCCTGGAATTACATTGTTTTCCTGACCA TTTATGGCGTAGAGGTGTTATTGAAAATTACAGGTTTGGGGCCGATGGCTTATTTCAGCTCTGGGTGGAATCT GTTTGACTTCTCCGTGACCGTGTTTGCCTTCCTGGGCCTGATTGCTCTTGCCTTTGATATGGAGCCATTTTACTTTATTGTAGTTCTCAGACCATTTCAGCTGCTCCG GTTGTTTAAGATAAAGCAGAGGTATCGTAACGTGTTGGACACCATGTTTGAGCTCTTTCCCAGGATGGCCAGCCTGGGGTTGACCTTAATCATCTTCTACTACTCCTTTGCCATTGTGGGGATGGAGTTCTTCGCAGGCGTAGTTTACCCCAACTGCTGCAA CACCAGCACAGTGGCAGACTCCTACAGACAGATCAATATCACATATGGCAACAAAACCGTGTTGGAAGAAGGCTACTATTATCTCAATAACTTCAACAACATTCTCAGCAGCTTTG tgACTCTGTTTGAACTGACTGTGGTCAATAACTGGTACATTACCATG GAAGGAGTAACTTCCATGACAAACCACTGGAGCCGGCTCTACTTCATGACCTTTTACATAGTTACCATG GTTGTGATGACAATCATTGTGGCGTTCATTCTGGATGCGTTCGTGTTCCGCATGAACTACAGCCGCAAAAACCGGGAACCACTGGAGAACCCAGAGG tgtttgtgtgtgtacatgctgtAGATGAGAACGGGATAGTGTTTGAAGTAGAGGTGAGTCGTGATGAAGCTCTGGCCACACTGGAGCTTTACAAACAGACCTGCCCAGGACTGTCCTCCCTCAACTCTTTACAGGGAGTCCTACAAAGTATGGACAGGGGCGGG CACTCGTCTCTGGTGTACCTAGGCCGGAGGTCTCGGACAAAGAGTGACCTCAGCATGAAAATGTATGAGGAGGAGATACAG GAGTGGTATGCAGAGTATTCAAGGGAAAACCTGCCTCAGCCAGACCAAGGGCTGGTGCGGGAACTGGACAGTCTCGTCTCTGACCTGTCTTCCTTCCCAGAGCCTCAGCTCAACTCACAGACTGGACCTCACAGCATCAACTAA
- the tpcn1 gene encoding two pore channel protein 1 isoform X8 translates to MHCFIRSMWQEGENNDKFFTHPRNPKALAAYLFAHNHLFYLMELLTGLLLMMLSLCEAPAVPSLRLDVYVHATLELLALVMVAFELCMKLRWLGFHTFIRHKRTMVKTCVLLLQFVEAIVVLVRQTSHVRVTRALRPIFLVDCRYCGAVRRNLRQIFQSLPPFIDILLLLLFFMVIFAILGFCLFSPNTADPYFSTLENSLVSLFVLLTTANFPDVMMPAYSKNRWSCVFFIVYLSIELYFVMNLLLAVVFDTFNDVEKMKFKSLLLHKRSAIDHAFQLLVSRQRPMGVSLKQFDGLMRFYRPRMSARDRFLTYKALNTSGAPMLSLQDFYKFYEVTGLKWKARRSGEHWFDDLPHTTFLIFKGINLLVKSKAFQYTMYVVVAINGVWILVETYRLNSGFSWSRSVPWNYIVFLTIYGVEVLLKITGLGPMAYFSSGWNLFDFSVTVFAFLGLIALAFDMEPFYFIVVLRPFQLLRLFKIKQRYRNVLDTMFELFPRMASLGLTLIIFYYSFAIVGMEFFAGVVYPNCCNTSTVADSYRQINITYGNKTVLEEGYYYLNNFNNILSSFVTLFELTVVNNWYITMEGVTSMTNHWSRLYFMTFYIVTMVVMTIIVAFILDAFVFRMNYSRKNREPLENPEVFVCVHAVDENGIVFEVEVSRDEALATLELYKQTCPGLSSLNSLQGVLQSMDRGGHSSLVYLGRRSRTKSDLSMKMYEEEIQEWYAEYSRENLPQPDQGLVRELDSLVSDLSSFPEPQLNSQTGPHSIN, encoded by the exons ATGCACTGCTTCATCAGATCAATGTGGCAG GAGGGAGAGAACAATGATAAGTTCTTCACCCATCCTCGAAACCCAAAGGCACTGGCAGCATACCTGTTTGCCCACAACCACCTGTTCTACTTAATGGAGCTGCTGACAGGGCTGCTGCTGATGATGCTGTCGCTGTGTGAAGCTCCAGCTGTTCCTTCCCTGCGCCTGGATGTCTAT GTCCACGCCACCCTGGAGCTGCTGGCTTTGGTAATGGTGGCATTTGAGCTATGCATGAAACTCCGCTGGTTAGGCTTCCACACCTTCATACGACACAAGAGGACCATGGTGAAG ACGTGTGTGTTGCTGCTCCAGTTCGTGGAGGCCATAGTGGTTCTGGTCAGACAGACGTCTCATGTGCGAGTGACTAGAGCGCTCAGACCAATTTTCCTGGTGGACTGTAGATACTGTGGTGCAGTGCGCAG AAATTTGCGTCAGATCTTCCAGTCCCTCCCACCTTTTATTGATATCCTCCTACTGCTGCTCTTCTTCATGGTTATATTTGCTATATTGG GTTTCTGCCTCTTCTCTCCAAACACAGCTGACCCG TACTTCAGCACTCTGGAGAACAGCCTCGTCAGTCTGTTTGTGCTGCTGACCACAGCAAA TTTCCCTGATGTGATGATGCCAGCATACTCCAAGAACCGCTGGTCCTGTGTTTTCTTCATTGTTTACCTCTCCATAGAGCTCTATTTCGTCATGAACCTG CTGTTGGCAGTGGTGTTTGATACGTTTAATGATGTTGAGAAGATGAAGTTTAAATCTCTTTTGCTTCACAAACGCTCCGCTATTGACCACGCCTTTCAGCTGTTAGTGAGCCGGCAG AGGCCAATGGGTGTGTCACTGAAACAGTTTGATGGTCTGATGCGATTTTATAGACCACGGATGTCTGCAAGAGATCGCTTCCTTACATATAAAGCTCTTAATACCTCAGGGGCTCCTATGCTCAG TCTGCAGGACTTTTACAAATTCTATGAGGTCACTGGCCTTAAATGGAAG gCTCGACGCAGTGGAGAACATTGGTTTGATGACCTTCCACACACGACCTTTCTCATTTTCAAAG GCATCAACTTGCTTGTGAAGTCAAAGGCCTTCCAGTATACCATGT ATGTGGTGGTGGCCATCAATGGTGTGTGGATCCTCGTGGAGACGTACAGGCTGAATA gtggaTTTTCCTGGTCCAGATCAGTTCCCTGGAATTACATTGTTTTCCTGACCA TTTATGGCGTAGAGGTGTTATTGAAAATTACAGGTTTGGGGCCGATGGCTTATTTCAGCTCTGGGTGGAATCT GTTTGACTTCTCCGTGACCGTGTTTGCCTTCCTGGGCCTGATTGCTCTTGCCTTTGATATGGAGCCATTTTACTTTATTGTAGTTCTCAGACCATTTCAGCTGCTCCG GTTGTTTAAGATAAAGCAGAGGTATCGTAACGTGTTGGACACCATGTTTGAGCTCTTTCCCAGGATGGCCAGCCTGGGGTTGACCTTAATCATCTTCTACTACTCCTTTGCCATTGTGGGGATGGAGTTCTTCGCAGGCGTAGTTTACCCCAACTGCTGCAA CACCAGCACAGTGGCAGACTCCTACAGACAGATCAATATCACATATGGCAACAAAACCGTGTTGGAAGAAGGCTACTATTATCTCAATAACTTCAACAACATTCTCAGCAGCTTTG tgACTCTGTTTGAACTGACTGTGGTCAATAACTGGTACATTACCATG GAAGGAGTAACTTCCATGACAAACCACTGGAGCCGGCTCTACTTCATGACCTTTTACATAGTTACCATG GTTGTGATGACAATCATTGTGGCGTTCATTCTGGATGCGTTCGTGTTCCGCATGAACTACAGCCGCAAAAACCGGGAACCACTGGAGAACCCAGAGG tgtttgtgtgtgtacatgctgtAGATGAGAACGGGATAGTGTTTGAAGTAGAGGTGAGTCGTGATGAAGCTCTGGCCACACTGGAGCTTTACAAACAGACCTGCCCAGGACTGTCCTCCCTCAACTCTTTACAGGGAGTCCTACAAAGTATGGACAGGGGCGGG CACTCGTCTCTGGTGTACCTAGGCCGGAGGTCTCGGACAAAGAGTGACCTCAGCATGAAAATGTATGAGGAGGAGATACAG GAGTGGTATGCAGAGTATTCAAGGGAAAACCTGCCTCAGCCAGACCAAGGGCTGGTGCGGGAACTGGACAGTCTCGTCTCTGACCTGTCTTCCTTCCCAGAGCCTCAGCTCAACTCACAGACTGGACCTCACAGCATCAACTAA